One window of Ziziphus jujuba cultivar Dongzao chromosome 5, ASM3175591v1 genomic DNA carries:
- the LOC112491959 gene encoding protein ALP1-like isoform X1, protein MSFLNSLLDNDVNCISQLRMDRRTFDTLCQLLRDDGYVKSDGIVTLQEQVCIFLHIIAHHTKNRTIITRFFRSGETISRYFNAVLHGVLRLHKTLLRQPEPVSDNCLDDRWKVFTNCLGALDGTYIKVNVPENDKPRYRTRKGEIATNVLGVCNPNMEFIFVLPGWEGSTSDSRVLQDTLSRPNGLRVQTGCYYLVDAGYTNGEGFLAPYRGTRYHLSEWRDGCASINHEEYFNMKHASARNVIERCFGVLKKRWAILRSPSFYPIVTQIKIITTCCLIHNLIRREMIIDPGEVKFDRSDDVDVSMEDDFIGSISSSDQWTHWRDDLAKQMFDEWRGRRGH, encoded by the exons ATGTCATTTCTAAATAGTCTGTTAGACAATGATGTTAATTGTATTAGTCAGCttaggatggataggagaacatttgatACTTTGTGTCAGTTATTACGCGATGATGGATATGTTAAAAGTGATGGCATTGTTACATTGCAAGAGCAAGTGTGTATATTTCTgcacataattgctcatcatacaaAGAATCGTACAATTATCACTAGATTTTTTAGATCGGGAGAGACGattagtagatatttcaatGCTGTGTTACATGGAGTACTGCGCTTACATAAGACTTTATTGAGACAACCAGAACCTGTATCAGATAATTGTttggatgatagatggaaagtATTTACG aattgtttgggagcttTAGATGGAACATATATTAAGGTGAATGTCCCAGAAAACGATAAACCAAGATATCGAACAAGAAAGGGTGAGATAGCcacaaatgttttaggtgtatgtaatccaaatatggaatttatatttgtattacctggtTGGGAAGGTTCTACTTCGGATTCAAGAGTACTCCAAGATACattaagtaggccaaatggGTTAAGGGTACAAACCG gttgttattacttagtggatgctggttacactaatggtgaagggtttcttgcaccatatagaggaacaagatatcacctttctgagtggagagatggttgtgcaTCCATAAATCAtgaagagtatttcaacatgaagcatgcatctgcTAGGAATGTCATTGAAAGATGTTTTGGGGTTCTTAAAAAGCGGtgggcaattttaagaagtccatctttCTATCCTATTGTAACACAAATCAAGATAATTACCACATGTTGCCTTATACATAATcttattagaagagaaatgataATTGATCCTGGGGAAGTCAAGTTTGATAGGAGTGATGATGTTGACGTTAGTATGGAGGATGACTTTATAGGATCGATTTCTTCATCGGATCAATGGACCCACTGGAGAGATGATttagctaagcaaatgtttgATGAGTGGAGAGGTCGTCGTGGTCATTAG
- the LOC112491959 gene encoding uncharacterized protein LOC112491959 isoform X2 — MSFLNSLLDNDVNCISQLRMDRRTFDTLCQLLRDDGYVKSDGIVTLQEQVCIFLHIIAHHTKNRTIITRFFRSGETISRYFNAVLHGVLRLHKTLLRQPEPVSDNCLDDRWKVFTNCLGALDGTYIKVNVPENDKPRYRTRKGCYYLVDAGYTNGEGFLAPYRGTRYHLSEWRDGCASINHEEYFNMKHASARNVIERCFGVLKKRWAILRSPSFYPIVTQIKIITTCCLIHNLIRREMIIDPGEVKFDRSDDVDVSMEDDFIGSISSSDQWTHWRDDLAKQMFDEWRGRRGH; from the exons ATGTCATTTCTAAATAGTCTGTTAGACAATGATGTTAATTGTATTAGTCAGCttaggatggataggagaacatttgatACTTTGTGTCAGTTATTACGCGATGATGGATATGTTAAAAGTGATGGCATTGTTACATTGCAAGAGCAAGTGTGTATATTTCTgcacataattgctcatcatacaaAGAATCGTACAATTATCACTAGATTTTTTAGATCGGGAGAGACGattagtagatatttcaatGCTGTGTTACATGGAGTACTGCGCTTACATAAGACTTTATTGAGACAACCAGAACCTGTATCAGATAATTGTttggatgatagatggaaagtATTTACG aattgtttgggagcttTAGATGGAACATATATTAAGGTGAATGTCCCAGAAAACGATAAACCAAGATATCGAACAAGAAAGG gttgttattacttagtggatgctggttacactaatggtgaagggtttcttgcaccatatagaggaacaagatatcacctttctgagtggagagatggttgtgcaTCCATAAATCAtgaagagtatttcaacatgaagcatgcatctgcTAGGAATGTCATTGAAAGATGTTTTGGGGTTCTTAAAAAGCGGtgggcaattttaagaagtccatctttCTATCCTATTGTAACACAAATCAAGATAATTACCACATGTTGCCTTATACATAATcttattagaagagaaatgataATTGATCCTGGGGAAGTCAAGTTTGATAGGAGTGATGATGTTGACGTTAGTATGGAGGATGACTTTATAGGATCGATTTCTTCATCGGATCAATGGACCCACTGGAGAGATGATttagctaagcaaatgtttgATGAGTGGAGAGGTCGTCGTGGTCATTAG
- the LOC107420419 gene encoding endoplasmin homolog, whose protein sequence is MRKWTIPSALLLLCLLFLLPDQGRKLHASAEDSSEELVDPPKVEEKIGAVPNGLSTDSDVVKRESESISKRSLRNNAEKFEFQAEVSRLMDIIINSLYSNKDIFLRELISNASDALDKIRFLSLTDKEILGEGDNTKLDIQIKLDKEKKILSIRDRGIGMTKEDLIKNLGTIAKSGTSAFVEKMQTGGDLNLIGQFGVGFYSVYLVADYVEVISKHNDDKQYVWESKADGAFAISEDTWNEPLGRGTEIRLHLREEAGEYLEESKLKDLVKKYSEFINFPIYLWASKEVDVEVPADEDDSTDEESSESKSSDEEGEDDAEKSEEEDGEEKPKTKKVKETTYEWELLNDVKAIWLRSPKEVTDEEYTKFYHSLAKDFSDEKPLAWSHFTAEGDVEFKAVLFVPPKAPHDLYESYYNANKSNLKLYVRRVFISDEFDDLLPKYLNFLKGLVDSDTLPLNVSREMLQQHSSLRTIKKKLIRKALDMIRKIAEEDPDEAYDKDKKDVEKSDDDDEKRGQYAKFWNEFGKSIKLGIIEDATNRNRLAKLLRFESTKSDGKLTSLDQYISRMKAGQKDIFYITGTSKEQLEKSPFLEKLKKKNFEVIFFTDPVDEYLMQYLMDYEDKKFQNVSKEGLKLGKDSKYKELKESFKELTKWWKGALASDNVDDVKVSNRLDDTPCVVVTSKYGWSANMEKIMQSQTLSDASKQAYMRGKRVLEINPRHPIIKELRERVVKNPEDESVKQTAQLIYQTALMESGFNLNDPKDFASHIYSSVKSSLNISPDATVEEDDDVEENEGESDTKEAAATPKAEEADDVKDEL, encoded by the exons ATGAGGAAGTGGACGATTCCTTCAGCTCTGCTTCTCTTATGCCTTCTCTTTCTCCTTCCGGATCAAG GCCGTAAATTACATGCTAGTGCGGAGGATAGCTCCGAAGAGCTTGTAGATCCGCCCAAGGTCGAAGAGAAGATCGGTGCAGTTCCAAATGGTCTATCCACTGACTCTGACGTCGTTAAGAG gGAGTCGGAGTCGATCTCTAAGAGATCTCTTCGTAACAACGCGGAGAAGTTTGAGTTCCAGGCTGAAGTATCTCGGCTTATGGATATCATTATCAACTCTCTTTATAGTAACAAAGACATTTTCTTGAGGGAGTTGATCTCCAATGCTTCCGAT gCATTGGACAAAATTAGATTCCTTTCCCTCACGGATAAAGAGATTTTGGGTGAAGGCGATAACACAAAGCTTGACATCCAG ATTAAATtagacaaagaaaagaaaatccttTCAATTCGTGACAGAGGTATCGGTATGACGAAGGAAGATTTGATAAAGAACTTGGGAACCATAGCAAAATCTGGAACTTCAG CTTTTGTGGAGAAAATGCAGACAGGTGGAGATCTCAATCTCATTGGTCAGTTTGGAGTTGGGTTCTACTCTGTGTACCTTGTTGCTGATTATGTTGAAGTTATTAGCAAGCACAACGATGACAAACA GTATGTTTGGGAGTCAAAGGCTGATGGTGCCTTTGCAATTTCTGAAGACACATGGAATGAACCACTAGGACGTGGAACTGAGATTAGATTGCACCTTAGAGAAGAAGCTGGGGAGTACTTGGAGGAAAGCAAACTAAAA gatttggttaaaaaatattCTGAATTTATCAACTTCCCCATCTACTTATGGGCCAGCAAGGAGGTTGATGTGGAGGTTCCCGCTGATGAAGATGACAGTACTGACGAGGAATCAT CTGAAAGCAAATCTTCTGATGAGGAAGGAGAAGATGATGCTGAGAAAAGTGAAGAGGAAGATGGTGAGGAGAAACCAAAGACTAAGAAGGTGAAGGAAACAACTTATGAGTGGGAACTTTTGAATGATGTTAAAGCTATATGGTTGAGGAGTCCAAAGGAGGTGACAGATGAAGAGTACACCAAATTCTATCACTCTCTTGCAAAG GATTTCAGTGATGAGAAGCCTTTAGCATGGAGTCATTTTACTGCTGAAGGTGATGTGGAGTTCAAGGCTGTATTATTTGTGCCACCCAAGGCTCCTCACGACCTTTATGAGAGCTACTACAACGCCAACAAATCCAACTTGAAGTTGTATGTTAGAAGGGTCTTCATCTCTGATGAATTTGATGATCTTCTGCCAAAATATCTAAACTTTTTGAAG GGTCTTGTTGATTCTGATACTTTACCCCTCAATGTATCAAGAGAAATGCTTCAACAACACAGCAGTTTGAGAACTATCAAGAAGAAGCTCATCCGTAAAGCACTTGATATGATTCGTAAAATTGCGGAGGAGGATCCTGATGAGGCCTATGACAAAGACAAGAAAG ATGTTGAAAAAtccgatgatgatgatgagaaaAGAGGTCAATATGCAAAATTCTGGAATGAATTTGGCAAGTCGATCAAACTAGGTATTATTGAGGATGCTACTAACAGAAATCGTTTGGCTAAACTTCTAAGATTTGAGAG CACCAAGTCGGATGGCAAATTGACGTCCCTGGACCAGTACATTTCAAGGATGAAAGCTGGTCAAAaggatatattttatattactgGAACCAGCAAGGAGCAACTGGAAAAATCTCCATTCCTTGAGaagcttaaaaagaaaaactttgag GTTATTTTCTTTACGGATCCTGTTGATGAATACCTGATGCAATACCTGATGGATTATGAAGACAAGAAATTCCAGAATGTGTCCAAGGAGGGGCTGAAACTTGGGAAAGACTCAAAATACAAGGAGCTCAAGGAGTCATTCAAGGAGCTGACCAAGTGGTGGAAGGGTGCTCTTGCTAGTGACAATGTGGATGATGTGAAGGTGTCTAATCGTTTGGATGACACTCCATGTGTTGTTGTGACATCAAAGTATGGATGGAGTGCAAACATGGAGAAGATCATGCAATCTCAGACTCTATCAGATGCTAGCAAGCAAGCATATATGCGTGGGAAGAGGGTGCTTGAGATCAACCCAAGGCACCCAATTATCAAGGAGCTACGGGAAAGAGTGGTAAAGAATCCAGAG GATGAGAGCGTAAAGCAAACTGCACAACTCATTTACCAGACTGCTCTGATGGAGAGTGGCTTCAATCTTAATGATCCAAAGGATTTTGCCTCCCATATCTACAGCTCAGTAAAGTCGAGCCTAAATATCAGCCCTGATGCTACAGTggaggaggatgatgatgtTGAAGAAAATGAGGGAGAAAGTGATACAAAAGAAGCTGCAGCTACTCCTAAAGCTGAAGAGGCAGATGATGTCAAGGATGAATTGTAG
- the LOC107420409 gene encoding thaumatin-like protein 1, whose amino-acid sequence MDPTVSHSCYMFITLIMLLICKGTEGATFTLLNRCGYTVWPGILSNAGSDKLESTGFELQPGGSRSFQAPPNWSGRFWGRTGCAFDPNTGQGSCTTGDCGSNQVECNGAGANPPATLAEFTIASASQDFYDVSLVDGYNIQMIVDASGGSGTCLSTGCVTDLNQQCPAELRAGNGAACKSACEAFGKPEYCCSGEYGSPTTCKPSVYSEMFKSACPRSYSYAYDDPTSTFTCSGADYTITFCPSSTSQKSARDASPITGTANGSEAGTGDVPVPMVDNSSWLPNFFTGDSPNTLSSSALRISLFSSLTLFLSLFLHYS is encoded by the exons ATGGATCCGACTGTCTCCCATTCTTGTTATATGTTTATCACTCTCATTATGCTTCTAATATGCAAAG GCACAGAAGGTGCTACATTTACTCTCCTCAACAGGTGCGGTTATACGGTGTGGCCCGGAATTCTCTCCAATGCCGGAAGCGACAAATTAGAAAGCACCGGATTCGAACTCCAGCCGGGTGGGTCCCGCTCCTTCCAAGCCCCGCCCAACTGGTCCGGAAGATTCTGGGGAAGAACCGGCTGCGCTTTCGACCCGAACACTGGCCAAGGCAGCTGCACCACCGGGGACTGTGGCTCCAACCAGGTCGAATGCAATGGCGCCGGAGCAAACCCACCGGCTACTCTTGCCGAATTCACAATCGCATCGGCCTCGCAGGACTTCTACGATGTGAGCCTGGTAGACGGGTACAATATACAGATGATCGTGGACGCGAGTGGCGGGTCGGGCACGTGTTTGTCGACGGGGTGCGTGACCGACTTGAATCAGCAATGCCCGGCTGAGTTGAGGGCCGGGAACGGCGCTGCTTGCAAGAGTGCTTGCGAGGCTTTTGGGAAGCCGGAGTACTGTTGCAGTGGCGAGTATGGGTCGCCCACCACGTGTAAGCCGTCTGTATATTCGGAGATGTTTAAATCGGCTTGCCCAAGATCGTACAGCTACGCTTATGATGATCCCACCAGTACATTTACATGCTCTGGAGCTGATTACACTATAACATTCTGCCCTTCCTCCACAAg TCAAAAATCAGCCAGAGATGCTTCTCCAATAACAGGCACAGCGAACGGATCTGAAGCAGGAACAGGGGATGTCCCAGTCCCAATGGTGGACAACAGTTCGTGGCTGCCAAACTTTTTCACTGGAGATTCTCCAAACACCCTTTCTTCTTCTGCTTTGCGTATTTCATTGTTTTCTTCTCTGACTTTGTTTCTCTCCCTGTTTTTGCATTATTCATAG
- the LOC107420415 gene encoding pathogenesis-related thaumatin-like protein 3.5, with translation MAQLMPLLIFVLTLEQLTSGAVSTTFTIVNKCEYTVWPGILSNAGVSPLPTTGFALQKGESKVFTAPTSWGGRFWGRTHCSQDSAGKFSCVTGDCGSGKLECVGSGATPPATLAEFTLDGAGGLDFFDVSLVDGYNIPMLVEPQGGTGQNCTSTGCVVDLNGACPSELKVTSVEGSEGVACKSACEAFRQPQYCCSGAYATPDTCKPSSYSQIFKKACPRAYSYAYDDKTSTFTCASADYTITFCPSPSTSQKASQGQQNTPSTSPPLINNTMVYEGAALDDFSGSPSTCPHAFGSHALAGVVSITVAIWRLWQLF, from the exons ATGGCTCAACTAATGCCATTATTAATCTTTGTGCTAACACTTGAGCAATTAACATCAG GGGCCGTATCAACAACTTTCACAATAGTGAACAAGTGCGAGTACACAGTATGGCCAGGCATTCTTTCAAACGCGGGTGTATCACCTCTACCAACTACCGGATTCGCTCTCCAAAAGGGTGAGTCGAAGGTCTTCACCGCACCAACCTCTTGGGGTGGCCGCTTCTGGGGACGAACCCATTGCTCTCAAGATTCCGCCGGGAAGTTCTCCTGCGTCACAGGTGATTGTGGCTCCGGAAAGCTGGAATGCGTAGGGAGTGGCGCTACTCCACCTGCCACGCTGGCTGAGTTTACTCTCGACGGCGCTGGTGGTCTAGATTTCTTCGATGTGAGCTTGGTCGATGGGTACAACATCCCTATGCTTGTTGAACCCCAGGGTGGTACCGGCCAGAATTGTACAAGCACGGGATGCGTGGTGGATTTGAACGGCGCGTGCCCTTCGGAGCTCAAGGTCACGAGCGTGGAAGGCAGTGAAGGTGTGGCATGCAAGAGCGCGTGCGAAGCTTTTCGCCAGCCGCAATACTGCTGCAGTGGCGCGTATGCTACTCCTGATACCTGTAAACCATCTTCCTACTCTCAGATCTTCAAGAAGGCATGCCCACGTGCTTACAGCTATGCATACGACGATAAGACCAGCACGTTCACATGTGCGTCGGCGGATTACACAATCACATTCTGTCCATCCCCAAGTACCAG CCAGAAAGCGTCGCAGGGGCAGCAAAACACGCCGAGCACAAGCCCACCGCTCATCAACAACACAATGGTGTACGAAGGTGCTGCCTTAGACGATTTCAGTGGATCTCCGTCCACGTGTCCCCACGCGTTCGGATCCCATGCACTTGCCGGTGTGGTCAGCATCACGGTGGCAATTTGGCGGTTGTGGCAGCTCTTCTAA